A stretch of Myxococcus hansupus DNA encodes these proteins:
- a CDS encoding acyl-CoA dehydrogenase, with amino-acid sequence MSAGINTYKTDLREIFFTLFEQFGFGQVAGQVPFEAWGSDEAKAVLTETYRFAREVLGPLNSVGDREGCRVENGAVFTPTGFKDAWKKLYEQGFKTVGVSPEHGGQGSPMMLQVTVEELLSGANSAFNMYPGLAFGAAEVVAECGTPAQQKQFVERMLNGTWGGTMCLTEPHAGSDVGAAKSTARRNADGTYNIRGTKIFISGGDHDMAENIIHLVLARIDGAAPGTKGLSLFIVPKLRINADGSSGAANDVGVGSIEHKMGINGSATCVINFGESDNCVGELVGTVEHVGMSQMFKMMNGARIAVGIQGIGLASAAYYNALDYAKDRKQGSHFTKWKDPTAPRAAIIEHPDVRRMLLDIKAHVEGIRSLIIKLAMHLDKARQLAGKDDDAATYHKGQVELLTPLVKAYSSEQAFRLCAQAIQIYGGAGYIQDYPVEQYTRDSKIFSIYEGTTHIQAMDLVGRKMGQAGGMHFQQFMGDVGSFIETHREHAVYGEAVKSLAAAQEALMASAMVVFGWSQDGSKFPLIPLSANRFLDMMSEVAVGWLLLDAALIAEKAKAELSAGHPDVAFYEGKKYSALWYARNVLPNVEKAAKLLTIEDTSPMDISDAAFASV; translated from the coding sequence ATGTCCGCCGGGATCAACACCTACAAGACCGACCTTCGAGAGATTTTCTTCACGCTGTTCGAGCAGTTCGGCTTCGGCCAGGTTGCCGGCCAGGTCCCCTTCGAGGCCTGGGGTTCCGACGAAGCGAAGGCGGTGTTGACGGAGACGTACCGCTTCGCGCGTGAGGTGCTCGGGCCCCTCAACTCGGTGGGCGACCGCGAGGGTTGCCGGGTGGAGAACGGCGCCGTCTTCACGCCGACGGGCTTCAAGGACGCGTGGAAGAAGCTCTACGAGCAGGGCTTCAAGACGGTGGGCGTGAGCCCGGAGCACGGCGGCCAGGGCTCGCCGATGATGCTCCAGGTGACGGTGGAGGAGCTGCTGTCGGGCGCCAACTCGGCGTTCAACATGTACCCCGGCCTGGCCTTCGGCGCCGCCGAGGTCGTCGCGGAGTGTGGCACCCCCGCGCAGCAGAAGCAGTTCGTGGAGCGCATGCTCAACGGCACGTGGGGCGGCACCATGTGCCTCACCGAGCCGCACGCCGGCTCGGACGTGGGCGCGGCCAAGTCGACGGCCCGCCGCAACGCGGACGGCACGTACAACATCCGCGGCACGAAGATCTTCATCTCCGGCGGCGACCACGACATGGCGGAGAACATCATCCACCTCGTGCTCGCGCGCATTGACGGCGCCGCGCCCGGCACGAAGGGCCTGTCGCTGTTCATCGTCCCCAAGCTGCGCATCAACGCGGACGGCAGCTCCGGCGCGGCCAACGACGTGGGCGTGGGCTCCATCGAGCACAAGATGGGCATCAACGGCTCCGCCACCTGTGTCATCAACTTCGGCGAGAGCGACAACTGTGTGGGCGAGCTCGTAGGGACCGTCGAGCACGTCGGCATGAGCCAGATGTTCAAGATGATGAACGGCGCGCGCATCGCCGTGGGCATCCAGGGCATCGGTCTGGCGTCCGCCGCGTACTACAACGCGCTGGACTACGCGAAGGACCGCAAGCAGGGCTCCCACTTCACCAAGTGGAAGGACCCCACCGCGCCCCGCGCCGCCATCATCGAGCACCCGGACGTCCGCCGCATGCTGCTGGACATCAAGGCGCACGTGGAGGGCATCCGCTCGCTCATCATCAAGCTGGCCATGCACCTGGACAAGGCGCGCCAGCTCGCCGGCAAGGATGACGACGCGGCCACCTACCACAAGGGCCAGGTCGAGCTGCTCACGCCGCTGGTGAAGGCGTACAGCTCCGAGCAGGCGTTCCGCCTGTGCGCGCAGGCCATCCAGATCTACGGCGGCGCCGGCTACATCCAGGACTACCCGGTGGAGCAGTACACCCGCGACTCGAAGATCTTCTCCATCTACGAGGGCACCACGCACATCCAGGCCATGGACCTGGTGGGCCGGAAGATGGGCCAGGCCGGTGGCATGCACTTCCAGCAGTTCATGGGCGACGTGGGCTCGTTCATCGAGACCCACCGCGAGCACGCCGTCTACGGCGAGGCCGTGAAGTCCCTGGCCGCGGCGCAGGAGGCCCTGATGGCCAGCGCCATGGTGGTGTTCGGCTGGTCGCAGGACGGCAGCAAGTTCCCGCTGATCCCGCTGTCCGCCAACCGCTTCCTCGACATGATGTCCGAGGTCGCCGTGGGCTGGCTGCTGCTGGACGCGGCGCTCATCGCGGAGAAGGCGAAGGCCGAGCTGTCCGCGGGCCACCCGGACGTCGCGTTCTACGAGGGCAAGAAGTACAGCGCCCTGTGGTATGCGCGGAACGTGCTGCCCAACGTGGAGAAGGCGGCGAAGCTGCTCACCATCGAGGACACCTCGCCGATGGACATCTCCGACGCCGCCTTCGCGAGCGTCTGA
- a CDS encoding MaoC family dehydratase encodes MPARKLYFEAIRVGDELPALAKAPVDRVQLSRYAGASGDFNPVHVDELYAKSVGMPSVYAPGMLVMGMLGQLISDWARGGQMRRYNVRFIKMVWPGDTVVCKGRVSDRHGSGGRYFVEIDLWAENQKGELVMKGSSQIQLFYSLEDENRQRSGQSPIMVEVPRESLSNASANAAAPAGTSGVAAPGAEDEDSDERLPGVSSKKTVPREKPAAKTASLPTAKKAKK; translated from the coding sequence ATGCCCGCGCGCAAGCTGTACTTCGAAGCCATCCGCGTCGGGGACGAGCTTCCCGCGCTGGCCAAGGCGCCCGTCGACCGCGTCCAGTTGTCGCGCTACGCGGGCGCCTCGGGTGACTTCAACCCCGTCCACGTCGACGAGCTCTACGCCAAGAGCGTGGGCATGCCGAGCGTGTACGCCCCGGGCATGCTCGTCATGGGCATGCTCGGCCAGCTCATCAGCGACTGGGCGCGCGGCGGGCAGATGCGCCGCTACAACGTGCGCTTCATCAAGATGGTGTGGCCGGGTGACACCGTCGTCTGCAAGGGCCGCGTGAGCGACCGGCACGGCTCGGGTGGCCGCTACTTCGTCGAAATCGACCTCTGGGCGGAGAACCAGAAGGGCGAACTGGTGATGAAGGGCTCCTCGCAGATCCAGCTCTTCTACTCGCTGGAGGACGAGAACCGGCAGCGCTCCGGCCAGTCCCCCATCATGGTGGAAGTGCCGCGCGAGAGCCTGAGCAACGCCAGCGCCAATGCCGCGGCGCCCGCGGGGACGTCCGGCGTCGCCGCCCCCGGCGCGGAGGACGAGGACTCGGATGAGCGCCTCCCTGGCGTCTCGTCCAAGAAGACGGTTCCCCGGGAAAAGCCGGCGGCCAAGACAGCCTCGCTTCCCACTGCGAAGAAGGCGAAGAAGTAG
- a CDS encoding HD domain-containing phosphohydrolase: MDRILVVDDDVLILAALSRILQTEGYDVVTHSDPAVAAREVGFQVVLTDFMMPYLNGIELLGALREKNPKAVRLMLTAAADFRTASEAVNRGEVFRLLGKPWSLSDLTSSVRQAFAHYRLVEANERLQREVAEKNEELVAINRDLERRVVERTTGLLDGLISALDYRDTETQWHSRRVSLYSRRLAQEVGLSGGALDVVEQGALLHDIGKIGVQDSILLKPGPLTPDEWVEMRKHPEFGYRMLAKMPYLHEAALIVLQHQERWDGKGYPQNLAGEDIVLGARIFCLADTVDAITSDRPYRKGRPMSVARDEIRRCAGTQFDPALAEAFLNIPETEWQRIRQEVEAMEAEENARWNSNPLGPPAPLAKASGA, translated from the coding sequence ATGGATCGCATCCTCGTCGTGGACGACGACGTCCTCATCCTGGCCGCTCTGTCCCGCATCCTCCAGACCGAGGGTTACGACGTCGTCACGCACAGTGACCCGGCGGTGGCCGCGCGCGAGGTGGGCTTCCAGGTCGTCCTGACGGACTTCATGATGCCGTACCTCAACGGCATCGAGCTGCTTGGTGCACTGCGGGAGAAGAACCCCAAGGCGGTGCGGCTGATGCTGACGGCGGCGGCGGACTTCCGGACCGCCTCCGAAGCCGTCAACCGCGGTGAGGTCTTCCGCCTTCTGGGCAAGCCCTGGTCGCTCAGCGACCTGACGAGCAGCGTGCGGCAGGCCTTCGCGCACTACCGGCTGGTCGAGGCCAACGAACGGCTGCAGCGCGAGGTGGCGGAGAAGAACGAGGAGCTGGTCGCCATCAACCGCGACCTGGAGCGCCGCGTGGTGGAGCGCACCACCGGGCTGCTCGATGGGCTCATCAGCGCGCTGGACTACCGCGATACGGAGACGCAGTGGCACTCGCGCCGCGTGTCGCTCTACTCGCGGCGGCTGGCGCAGGAGGTGGGGCTCTCGGGCGGGGCGCTCGACGTGGTGGAGCAAGGCGCACTGCTGCACGACATCGGGAAGATTGGCGTGCAGGACTCCATCCTGCTCAAGCCCGGTCCACTCACGCCGGACGAATGGGTGGAGATGCGCAAGCACCCGGAGTTCGGCTACCGGATGCTCGCGAAGATGCCGTACCTCCATGAGGCGGCGCTCATCGTGCTCCAGCACCAGGAGCGCTGGGACGGCAAGGGCTACCCGCAGAACCTGGCGGGTGAGGACATCGTACTGGGCGCGCGCATCTTCTGCCTCGCGGACACGGTGGACGCGATCACGTCCGACCGGCCCTATCGCAAGGGGCGGCCCATGAGCGTGGCCCGGGACGAGATCCGCCGGTGCGCTGGGACGCAGTTCGACCCGGCGCTCGCGGAGGCGTTCCTCAACATCCCGGAGACGGAGTGGCAGCGCATCCGGCAGGAAGTCGAGGCCATGGAGGCCGAGGAGAACGCTCGCTGGAACAGCAACCCGCTGGGCCCTCCAGCGCCCCTGGCGAAGGCCAGCGGCGCCTGA
- a CDS encoding ExbD/TolR family protein, translated as MAMGKTPGGDDGEEGVFAEINITPLTDIFLVLLIIFMVTSSVIVQQGPGGGAKAGLKVNLPKGGAADVTARTTDLSVAVLADGRFMLAGNVVSQEELQQAFDEAKQKDEETVVIVQADEGVPHGTVVQVMELAKKAGLAQLAIGVREGE; from the coding sequence ATGGCCATGGGCAAGACACCGGGCGGCGATGACGGCGAGGAAGGCGTCTTCGCTGAAATCAACATCACCCCGCTCACCGACATCTTCCTGGTGCTGCTCATCATCTTCATGGTGACCAGCTCCGTCATTGTCCAGCAGGGACCGGGCGGCGGCGCCAAGGCGGGCCTCAAGGTGAACCTGCCCAAGGGCGGCGCCGCGGACGTCACCGCGCGCACCACGGATTTGTCCGTGGCGGTGCTCGCGGACGGCCGCTTCATGCTCGCCGGCAACGTCGTGTCGCAGGAGGAGCTGCAGCAGGCCTTCGACGAGGCCAAGCAGAAGGACGAGGAGACGGTGGTCATCGTCCAGGCGGACGAAGGCGTGCCCCACGGCACCGTGGTGCAGGTGATGGAGCTGGCCAAGAAGGCCGGGCTCGCCCAGCTCGCCATCGGCGTGCGCGAAGGCGAATAG
- a CDS encoding MotA/TolQ/ExbB proton channel family protein: MSLNDILHYLRIGGVTLAMLLFASVAALIVAVERIIALWGVGERSRALGETVNKHLLRGDVTAARTAAERSDAVAADIFLAGFDRLERSRLAGGTGIEAAVERERAQVALKLRRYLWILATIGSITPFVGLFGTVAGIMRSFKDLGLDVEAGGTGGSSAVMTGISEALVATAVGILVAVQAMVFYNYFQARLSRVLVELRLLGDEFVELLKERAAGLPPVEPPQTPPEPQAASATRADAQPA, encoded by the coding sequence ATGAGCCTGAACGACATCCTTCATTACCTTCGCATCGGTGGCGTCACCCTCGCCATGCTGCTCTTCGCCTCGGTCGCGGCGCTGATTGTCGCCGTCGAGCGCATCATCGCGCTCTGGGGCGTGGGCGAGCGCTCGCGCGCCTTGGGTGAGACAGTGAACAAACACCTGCTGCGCGGCGACGTCACGGCCGCCCGCACCGCCGCCGAGCGGTCTGACGCGGTGGCCGCCGACATCTTCCTGGCCGGGTTCGACCGGCTGGAGCGCTCCCGCCTCGCCGGGGGCACGGGCATCGAGGCCGCCGTGGAGCGCGAACGCGCCCAGGTGGCCCTCAAGCTGCGCCGCTACCTCTGGATCCTCGCCACCATCGGCTCGATTACCCCCTTCGTCGGCCTCTTCGGCACCGTCGCCGGCATCATGCGCTCCTTCAAGGACCTGGGCCTGGACGTGGAAGCGGGCGGCACGGGCGGCAGCTCGGCGGTGATGACGGGCATCTCGGAGGCGCTCGTGGCCACCGCCGTGGGCATCCTCGTCGCCGTGCAGGCGATGGTCTTCTACAACTACTTCCAGGCCCGCCTGTCGCGCGTGCTGGTGGAGCTGCGCTTGCTTGGCGACGAGTTCGTCGAGCTGCTCAAGGAGCGGGCCGCCGGCCTGCCCCCCGTCGAGCCCCCGCAGACGCCGCCCGAACCCCAGGCCGCCAGCGCCACGCGCGCGGACGCCCAGCCCGCCTGA
- a CDS encoding DUF4292 domain-containing protein: MNRAAAAIFLVVLCSGCPKRIEFGPEGELTDADTVYQRVVKNQENVVTLEGDAKLRAELPEQSGTLSMFVAVTRPAMLHLETFDFFNRPLASLTSDGQRFGLYQADTNTWYQGPASPANVSRFLPVMLPGEELVPIMLGQVPLIPPERMTLELDRKKGVYVLTLFRGKATQILHVHTKYLRVMKSMVRGIPGYDLGFDDFLKQGDLIFPGRVELDAKQAKTKLQVRYQQIKLNARPDLTLYEIAPPEGARVVEVDASGREQPPGGAGSGSAAPLAPGS, from the coding sequence ATGAACCGCGCAGCCGCCGCAATCTTCCTGGTAGTGCTCTGTTCGGGTTGCCCCAAGCGAATCGAGTTCGGTCCCGAAGGGGAACTCACGGACGCGGACACCGTGTACCAACGCGTCGTGAAGAACCAGGAGAACGTCGTCACGTTGGAGGGTGACGCGAAGCTTCGCGCCGAGCTCCCCGAGCAGAGTGGCACGTTGAGCATGTTCGTCGCCGTCACCCGGCCGGCCATGCTGCACCTGGAGACGTTCGACTTCTTCAACAGGCCGCTCGCCTCCCTGACGTCCGACGGGCAGCGGTTCGGCCTGTATCAAGCGGACACGAACACCTGGTACCAGGGACCCGCGAGCCCGGCGAACGTGTCCCGCTTCCTGCCCGTCATGCTGCCAGGCGAGGAGCTGGTGCCCATCATGCTCGGGCAGGTGCCGCTCATTCCCCCGGAGCGGATGACGCTGGAGCTGGACCGCAAGAAGGGCGTCTACGTGCTGACGCTGTTCCGGGGCAAGGCGACCCAGATTCTGCACGTTCACACCAAGTACCTGCGGGTGATGAAGAGCATGGTGCGGGGCATCCCGGGCTACGACCTGGGCTTCGATGACTTCCTGAAGCAGGGGGACCTCATCTTCCCGGGCCGGGTGGAGCTGGATGCGAAGCAGGCGAAGACGAAGCTCCAGGTTCGCTACCAGCAGATCAAACTCAACGCGCGGCCGGACCTGACCCTCTATGAAATCGCGCCGCCCGAAGGCGCACGGGTAGTGGAGGTGGACGCATCCGGCAGGGAGCAGCCTCCCGGGGGGGCGGGATCCGGGTCGGCCGCGCCCCTGGCGCCGGGTTCCTGA
- a CDS encoding dihydrodipicolinate reductase produces the protein MAKAPEGPVPVVVMGLGFIGQEIARAAMSSPEVELVGAVDVQSSLVGRPLSDVLGGPAPRITVVDSLEQAVGKRKGVVVLHATTSRLPKVIDQILDAVKRGLPVASTCEELAFPHLKYPELADQLDAAAQKAGVAVVGTGVNPGFVMDRLVAAAGQVCGPVRRATVTRVVDARTRREALQRKVGAGLTEDEFFELVDSEQLGHVGLVESAALAALGLGLDCDDFEEEVAPVFAEEDISGGAFPVRKGRVAGMFQSVVGLEDGQERVRLELTIAVGADEPKDRIEIDADPKLVLEIPGGVAGDRATANALVNAAPRLTAAEAGLLTVLELPAGR, from the coding sequence ATGGCAAAAGCCCCGGAAGGGCCCGTGCCGGTGGTGGTGATGGGGCTGGGGTTCATCGGTCAGGAAATCGCCCGGGCCGCCATGTCCTCGCCGGAGGTGGAACTCGTCGGCGCGGTGGACGTGCAATCCAGCCTGGTGGGTCGTCCCCTGAGTGACGTCCTGGGCGGTCCTGCCCCCCGCATCACGGTGGTGGACTCGTTGGAGCAGGCGGTGGGCAAGCGCAAGGGCGTGGTCGTCCTGCATGCCACCACCTCACGGCTGCCGAAGGTCATCGACCAGATTCTGGACGCGGTGAAGCGCGGCCTGCCGGTGGCCAGCACGTGTGAGGAACTGGCCTTTCCGCACCTGAAGTACCCGGAGCTGGCGGACCAGCTCGACGCCGCCGCGCAGAAGGCGGGCGTGGCGGTGGTGGGCACGGGCGTCAATCCGGGCTTCGTGATGGACCGGCTGGTGGCGGCCGCGGGTCAGGTGTGCGGTCCTGTCCGGCGCGCGACGGTGACGCGCGTGGTGGACGCCCGGACCCGCCGTGAAGCGCTCCAGCGCAAGGTGGGCGCGGGGCTGACCGAGGACGAGTTCTTCGAGCTGGTGGACAGTGAGCAACTGGGCCATGTCGGCCTTGTAGAGTCGGCGGCGCTCGCGGCCCTCGGCCTGGGGCTGGATTGCGACGACTTCGAAGAAGAAGTAGCCCCCGTGTTCGCCGAGGAGGACATCTCCGGCGGCGCGTTCCCGGTCCGGAAGGGGCGGGTGGCTGGCATGTTCCAGTCCGTGGTGGGGTTGGAGGACGGACAGGAACGGGTGCGGCTGGAGTTGACCATCGCGGTGGGGGCGGACGAGCCCAAGGACCGTATCGAAATCGACGCTGACCCGAAGCTGGTGTTGGAAATCCCGGGGGGAGTGGCGGGCGACCGGGCCACCGCGAATGCGCTGGTGAATGCCGCGCCACGCTTGACGGCCGCTGAAGCTGGGCTCCTCACGGTGCTCGAGCTTCCGGCCGGACGCTAG
- a CDS encoding general secretion pathway protein GspE: MAQIKLGELLIKANVLQESQLKAALAEQAKWGGKLGEILVRMSLVSEDILVRALSKQLGMPAVNLDAVQMVQPHVKAKIPAQTARDFSVLPLQLRDDGKSLVVAMADPLNVRMLDELRAVSKCRIIPNVAGRTSIARAFARIYEQNHELEDADTNFKVVDAQGRTVVKNLKDLDPAAAAATAPRPPPAPARPPPPPEAPAARAPAPSGTPAELLRSVEEVQRKEVAALKAMVELLIEKGVFSREEYLAKVKR; the protein is encoded by the coding sequence ATGGCACAGATCAAGCTTGGAGAATTGCTGATCAAGGCGAACGTGCTTCAGGAGAGCCAGCTCAAGGCCGCGCTCGCCGAACAGGCGAAGTGGGGCGGCAAGCTCGGCGAAATCCTGGTTCGGATGAGCCTCGTTTCGGAGGACATCCTGGTACGCGCCTTGTCCAAGCAGCTCGGGATGCCGGCGGTGAACCTGGACGCGGTGCAGATGGTGCAGCCGCACGTGAAGGCGAAGATTCCGGCGCAGACGGCGCGGGATTTCTCCGTGCTGCCGCTCCAACTGCGAGACGACGGCAAGTCGCTCGTGGTGGCGATGGCGGATCCGCTCAACGTGCGCATGCTGGACGAGCTGCGCGCCGTCTCCAAGTGCCGGATCATCCCCAACGTCGCGGGCCGCACCTCGATTGCCCGCGCCTTCGCCCGCATCTACGAGCAGAACCACGAGCTGGAGGACGCCGACACCAACTTCAAGGTGGTGGACGCCCAGGGCCGCACGGTGGTGAAGAACCTCAAGGACCTGGATCCGGCCGCCGCCGCGGCGACCGCGCCCCGGCCCCCGCCTGCTCCCGCCCGGCCCCCGCCCCCTCCGGAGGCCCCGGCGGCCCGTGCTCCGGCGCCGTCCGGCACGCCCGCGGAGCTGCTTCGCAGCGTGGAAGAGGTGCAGCGCAAGGAAGTCGCCGCCCTCAAGGCGATGGTGGAGCTGCTCATCGAGAAGGGCGTGTTCAGCCGCGAGGAGTACCTCGCGAAGGTCAAGCGGTAG
- a CDS encoding MaoC family dehydratase N-terminal domain-containing protein, protein MLDKNAIGRASPPTLNEVEKGAIRRFAEAIGDYNPIYYDEEYARASGYPTIIAPPTFPASFHSAADLRELLGVGIKSLLHAEQGFDYERPIFAGDRIYVSTRVSDVFERPGMSGKMDIAVIEDEGRDEEGNLVFRARRTLVVRAAKETP, encoded by the coding sequence ATGCTGGACAAGAACGCGATCGGCCGCGCCTCGCCGCCGACGCTGAACGAGGTCGAAAAGGGCGCCATCCGTCGGTTCGCGGAGGCCATCGGGGACTACAATCCCATCTACTACGATGAGGAGTATGCCCGGGCGTCGGGGTACCCCACCATCATCGCGCCCCCCACGTTCCCCGCGTCCTTCCACTCGGCGGCGGACCTGCGGGAGCTGCTGGGCGTGGGCATCAAGAGCCTGCTCCACGCGGAGCAGGGCTTCGACTACGAGCGGCCCATCTTCGCGGGAGACCGCATCTACGTTTCCACACGCGTGTCGGACGTCTTCGAGCGCCCGGGCATGTCCGGGAAGATGGACATCGCGGTCATCGAGGACGAAGGCCGTGACGAGGAAGGCAACCTCGTGTTTCGCGCCCGCCGGACGCTGGTGGTCCGCGCCGCCAAGGAGACCCCGTGA
- a CDS encoding ABC transporter ATP-binding protein, whose product MAAGPPAGEELLLDVRGLTTELALETGPVRAVDDVSFALPPGGTLGVVGESGCGKSLTALSLLRLAPEPPVRVVGGEVRFQGRDLLKLSEPELRQVRGRRAAMIFQEPMTSLNPVFTVGEQIAEGVRLHLGASRAQARERAVEMLRQVGIPAPGERVDAYPHQLSGGMRQRVMIAMALACDPALLIADEPTTALDVTIQAQILDLLARLQAERGMAVLLITHDLGVVAESCDAVVVMYAGRVVERAPVQALFSRPAHPYTAGLLRSIPSRRGASGAGARERLRTIPGMVPSLRKLPVGCAFRERCDRAQDICARVTPALTAPREGQWAACHNPVPVP is encoded by the coding sequence ATGGCCGCCGGGCCACCCGCGGGCGAGGAGCTGTTGCTCGACGTCCGCGGGCTCACCACGGAGCTCGCGTTGGAGACGGGCCCCGTGAGGGCCGTGGACGACGTGTCCTTCGCGTTGCCTCCCGGAGGAACGCTGGGGGTGGTGGGGGAGAGTGGTTGCGGCAAGAGCCTCACGGCGTTGTCGCTGCTGCGCCTGGCGCCCGAGCCTCCGGTGCGTGTCGTGGGCGGCGAGGTGCGCTTCCAGGGACGGGACTTGCTGAAGCTGTCCGAGCCAGAGCTGCGCCAGGTGCGCGGCCGGCGGGCGGCGATGATCTTCCAGGAGCCGATGACGTCGCTCAACCCGGTCTTCACCGTGGGCGAGCAGATCGCCGAGGGCGTGCGCTTGCACCTGGGCGCCTCGCGCGCCCAGGCCCGGGAGCGCGCGGTGGAGATGCTGCGGCAGGTGGGCATTCCCGCCCCGGGCGAGCGCGTGGATGCCTATCCCCACCAGCTTTCGGGCGGCATGCGGCAGCGGGTGATGATCGCCATGGCGCTGGCGTGTGATCCGGCGCTGCTCATCGCGGACGAGCCCACCACCGCGCTGGACGTCACCATCCAGGCGCAGATTCTGGATCTGCTCGCCAGACTCCAGGCGGAGCGCGGCATGGCGGTGCTGCTCATCACCCACGACCTGGGCGTGGTGGCGGAGAGCTGCGACGCGGTGGTGGTGATGTACGCGGGCCGCGTGGTGGAGCGCGCGCCGGTGCAGGCCCTGTTCTCCCGGCCCGCGCATCCGTACACGGCCGGGCTCCTCCGCTCGATTCCGTCGAGGCGCGGCGCTTCGGGGGCGGGCGCCCGGGAGCGGCTGCGCACCATTCCGGGCATGGTGCCGTCATTGCGGAAGCTGCCGGTGGGCTGTGCGTTCCGGGAGCGCTGCGACCGTGCGCAGGACATCTGCGCGCGGGTGACGCCGGCGCTGACGGCCCCTCGAGAAGGACAGTGGGCGGCCTGTCACAACCCGGTGCCCGTGCCATGA
- a CDS encoding general secretion pathway protein GspE gives MRKKIGELLVEAGVVTEEQVRVALGRKSVYGSQRLGEVLVEQGLCTPTHIARALSAQHALPFVELPEEFPSSVVGLVSADFQSEHRIVPFRVEMEGRSERIHVAVDDPGDVTLVDELRFQLQKQMRVFVAASDDLDAALARVRGEPLDIVEAVALDEDEGVPPPPVAADAAPLEWDFPEAPKPVPKSVPPAPPPAARPPAFRGSASPPPPPPEATDGEPGADALDDLLGRKGAAPVRPPPPPPPDADGDAGEGKPRVPVVVFGGAAQGSRPSVPLTPTPQFSDEDLAVLDDIERISRGEDAELDTEKVKPARMVASLIRLLIRKGVIQESEFLEELAQK, from the coding sequence ATGCGCAAGAAGATTGGTGAACTGCTCGTCGAGGCTGGCGTCGTGACGGAGGAGCAGGTCCGCGTCGCGCTGGGGCGCAAGAGCGTCTACGGGAGCCAGCGACTGGGTGAGGTGCTGGTGGAGCAGGGGTTGTGTACGCCCACGCACATTGCCCGGGCGTTGTCCGCCCAGCACGCGCTGCCTTTCGTCGAACTGCCCGAGGAGTTTCCGTCCTCCGTCGTGGGGCTGGTGTCCGCGGACTTCCAGTCCGAGCACCGCATCGTGCCCTTCCGAGTGGAGATGGAAGGCCGCAGCGAGCGCATCCACGTCGCGGTGGATGACCCGGGCGACGTGACGCTCGTGGACGAGCTGCGCTTCCAGCTCCAGAAGCAGATGCGTGTCTTCGTCGCGGCCTCGGATGACCTGGATGCCGCGCTCGCGCGCGTCCGGGGCGAGCCGCTGGACATCGTGGAAGCCGTGGCCCTGGACGAGGACGAGGGTGTCCCGCCTCCTCCCGTGGCCGCTGACGCCGCTCCGCTCGAATGGGATTTTCCGGAGGCTCCGAAGCCCGTGCCCAAGTCCGTCCCGCCTGCTCCGCCGCCCGCCGCCCGTCCCCCCGCGTTTCGAGGCTCGGCTTCGCCGCCGCCACCGCCACCGGAGGCCACGGATGGGGAGCCCGGCGCGGACGCGCTGGATGATTTGCTCGGCCGAAAGGGCGCCGCCCCCGTGCGTCCGCCTCCGCCGCCCCCTCCCGACGCGGACGGTGACGCGGGCGAGGGCAAGCCGCGGGTGCCGGTGGTGGTGTTCGGCGGCGCCGCGCAGGGCTCGAGGCCTTCGGTGCCACTCACGCCGACGCCGCAGTTCTCCGACGAGGACCTGGCCGTCCTCGACGACATCGAGCGCATCTCGCGCGGCGAGGACGCCGAGCTCGACACGGAGAAGGTGAAGCCGGCCCGCATGGTCGCCAGCCTCATCCGCCTGCTCATCCGCAAGGGCGTCATCCAGGAGTCCGAATTCCTGGAGGAGCTGGCCCAGAAGTGA